The Chelatococcus sp. HY11 genome includes a window with the following:
- a CDS encoding ABC transporter substrate-binding protein produces the protein MKNMPVSALLGCLLLAGASPVAYAACEVQGGKIQAAMTTNASTMDAILSTTNASRQVAIYLFESLVTYDDNYQVIPQLAEKWVRSDDGLTYTFTLRDGIKFHNGKTMTADDVTASIQRFLKISPGAGRFKNLQSVETVDPKTVKFTLKADFPFLSNLAIPSPTVAIYPSEIVAKYGDKEVTGADIIGTGPYKLNRWQPDVSISMTKFTDYITDPRFKGPTGFGGARTACADEVNFLPVPEEAARVAGLQTGDFDFAEAISITAVPQLEGDKAVKVEIVKPRWAILLELDHKDPWIAKKPFRKALEAAVNPEQILQAASFGRKDYYRVQPSIFFPEQKQWYSQAGAQTYNAPNADAVKKLLAEAGYNGEPIVFITNQNYSWMFKASQALAAQWQKAGINVKLELMDWPSQIKRAQEKADWAINQTGWSPRLDPFQTLSSLQCGTVSAFGYCNQEMEGALSKVNSGLADDQRKKAWEDVQRIVWDDLPIIRIGDYFEPEGTRATLKGYVPFYVTPRFWDVSQTKK, from the coding sequence ATGAAGAACATGCCTGTCTCAGCATTGCTTGGCTGTCTGCTGCTCGCCGGTGCTTCGCCTGTCGCCTATGCGGCCTGCGAGGTTCAGGGCGGAAAGATTCAGGCCGCGATGACGACAAACGCGTCGACCATGGATGCCATTCTTTCGACGACTAACGCCAGCCGCCAGGTGGCGATCTACTTATTTGAATCTCTTGTTACCTACGACGATAACTATCAGGTCATCCCGCAGCTCGCCGAGAAGTGGGTTCGCAGTGATGACGGTCTGACCTATACTTTCACGCTGCGCGATGGAATCAAATTCCACAATGGAAAGACGATGACCGCCGACGACGTGACGGCGTCCATTCAGCGGTTCCTCAAGATCTCGCCTGGCGCGGGGCGCTTCAAGAACCTGCAATCCGTTGAGACCGTCGATCCGAAGACGGTCAAATTCACCCTGAAAGCGGATTTCCCATTCCTGAGCAACCTCGCCATTCCGTCGCCGACGGTGGCGATCTACCCTTCGGAAATCGTTGCCAAATATGGCGACAAGGAAGTGACGGGGGCCGATATCATCGGCACCGGTCCCTACAAGCTCAATCGCTGGCAACCTGACGTCAGCATCAGCATGACCAAATTCACCGATTACATCACGGACCCACGCTTCAAGGGGCCGACAGGGTTCGGCGGTGCGCGGACCGCTTGCGCGGATGAGGTGAACTTCCTGCCGGTGCCGGAGGAAGCAGCGCGCGTGGCTGGACTGCAGACCGGCGATTTCGACTTCGCCGAGGCGATCTCCATTACCGCTGTTCCCCAGCTTGAGGGTGACAAGGCAGTTAAGGTGGAAATCGTCAAGCCACGCTGGGCGATCCTCCTTGAACTCGATCACAAGGACCCATGGATCGCCAAGAAGCCTTTCCGCAAGGCGCTTGAAGCGGCGGTCAACCCGGAGCAGATCCTGCAGGCCGCCTCTTTCGGTCGCAAGGACTACTACCGCGTCCAGCCGAGCATCTTCTTCCCGGAACAGAAGCAATGGTATTCGCAAGCCGGAGCGCAGACCTATAACGCTCCGAACGCTGATGCGGTGAAGAAACTTCTCGCAGAGGCCGGATATAACGGCGAGCCGATCGTTTTTATTACAAACCAGAACTACAGCTGGATGTTCAAGGCGAGCCAAGCGCTCGCGGCGCAATGGCAAAAGGCGGGCATCAACGTGAAACTTGAGCTCATGGACTGGCCCTCTCAGATCAAGCGAGCGCAGGAGAAGGCGGATTGGGCGATCAACCAGACCGGCTGGTCACCACGGCTCGATCCGTTCCAGACTCTGTCATCGCTGCAATGCGGCACGGTGTCCGCCTTCGGCTATTGTAACCAGGAAATGGAAGGCGCGCTCTCCAAGGTCAATTCGGGCTTGGCTGATGACCAGCGCAAAAAAGCCTGGGAGGACGTGCAGCGGATCGTCTGGGATGATCTGCCCATCATCCGCATTGGCGATTATTTCGAGCCGGAAGGCACCCGCGCCACCTTAAAGGGATACGTTCCCTTCTACGTCACGCCGCGCTTCTGGGATGTATCCCAGACCAAGAAATAA
- a CDS encoding pyridoxal-phosphate dependent enzyme → MTDDNNRAWLTNVKTGVRYPIGPTLRAPDDGGELSVTFDLEGAAEAFGARWKTAGSMWERFGAVLTPFDPSHVVSIGEGNTPLVRSERFARELGLKNLFFKLEGSNPTGSFKDRQMSVAISMGRSWGRHRYATVSSGNVGNALSAYCAKAGYDAIVLVAEDTADGKRDQISVYGAQLYLVPAPTPGHVRRYWQLYADLGAFCAARDIVPMISARPVNPFMVEGTKTIAFEIAASLGQVPDVMYCCVGGGGLLGGVYKGFQELVGLSQAKSIPVIHGGQRIDRNFAPIDKLHQEPYALGDYYLPLDGDWADGAIRATGGTLTPLGADAIAEAQTWLATKEGVFAEPQGAYAAAALIAAARRGEIDPEATITCVITGIGLKDMGAARRFAEFAPQRAPIRATGLDDLTI, encoded by the coding sequence ATGACCGACGATAACAACCGCGCATGGCTGACCAATGTGAAGACGGGTGTGCGATACCCCATCGGTCCGACCTTGCGCGCGCCGGACGATGGCGGTGAGCTGAGCGTGACCTTCGACCTCGAGGGGGCGGCTGAGGCGTTTGGCGCGCGCTGGAAGACGGCAGGTTCGATGTGGGAGCGCTTCGGCGCGGTGCTGACGCCCTTCGACCCATCGCATGTGGTCAGCATCGGCGAGGGCAACACCCCGCTCGTCCGCTCAGAACGCTTCGCCCGCGAGCTGGGGCTGAAGAACTTGTTCTTCAAGCTGGAAGGATCGAACCCGACCGGTTCGTTCAAGGACCGCCAGATGTCGGTCGCGATCAGCATGGGCCGCTCCTGGGGGCGGCACCGCTACGCCACGGTATCCTCGGGCAATGTCGGCAACGCGCTGTCTGCCTATTGTGCCAAGGCGGGCTATGACGCCATCGTTCTGGTGGCCGAGGACACGGCGGACGGGAAGCGCGACCAGATCAGCGTCTATGGTGCCCAGCTCTATCTTGTCCCCGCGCCAACGCCAGGCCATGTCCGCCGCTACTGGCAGCTCTATGCCGATCTCGGCGCCTTTTGCGCAGCCCGTGACATCGTCCCCATGATCTCGGCGCGACCGGTCAATCCGTTCATGGTCGAGGGCACGAAGACCATTGCATTCGAGATCGCGGCGAGCCTCGGCCAGGTGCCTGATGTGATGTACTGTTGCGTCGGAGGCGGCGGGCTGCTCGGTGGGGTCTATAAGGGTTTCCAGGAGCTCGTCGGCCTTTCGCAGGCAAAGTCCATTCCGGTCATCCATGGCGGGCAACGGATCGATCGCAATTTCGCGCCGATCGACAAGTTGCATCAGGAGCCGTATGCCTTGGGCGACTACTATCTGCCGCTTGATGGCGACTGGGCCGACGGAGCGATCCGGGCGACCGGCGGCACGCTGACGCCTTTGGGTGCCGACGCGATCGCCGAGGCGCAGACCTGGCTCGCGACAAAGGAAGGCGTCTTCGCCGAGCCGCAGGGCGCCTATGCGGCGGCGGCGTTGATAGCGGCGGCTCGTCGGGGCGAGATCGATCCCGAGGCGACCATCACCTGCGTCATTACCGGAATTGGCCTCAAGGACATGGGCGCAGCAAGGCGCTTTGCCGAATTTGCGCCCCAGCGAGCGCCCATCAGGGCCACAGGATTGGACGATCTGACGATTTGA
- a CDS encoding amidohydrolase family protein — protein MTDALLIRSAAAFLDEQGGVVPGQDILVTNGVITAVGPREEMASRPAAKGAKVLDLGSLLVFPGLMNSHVHFAFNGTDNVREVYLAETPEERVARALDNACVMALSGVTTARDCGSDIPVMQAMLAAADEGEAVLPNLLMCGPPITAICGHLHYMGGEATTSDEVRALVRQTRAAGARSAKVMATGGQMTPGTLPEVAAFELAELTALVEEARSLDMSTVSHCLSSEGTIRSARAGFDSIEHCAFFERTGEGWLERVYRQDVTDAIRASGSAVMMGLAASTKALEGVRATGEGTPHEHFRLAQERRMMRIFKQMADQGIPMICGTDAGTAATPFDETWREIVMMVEAGLTPLQAIRNATTIVARAMRIDHEAGAIRAGLRADLIALADNPLENPAAFRTPAWVMVRGREILSSPMTSP, from the coding sequence ATGACGGACGCCCTGCTTATTCGTTCGGCTGCGGCTTTTCTTGATGAGCAAGGCGGGGTCGTGCCCGGGCAGGACATCCTCGTTACTAACGGCGTGATCACTGCGGTCGGCCCTCGCGAAGAGATGGCGTCACGCCCTGCCGCCAAAGGTGCGAAAGTTCTAGATCTCGGCAGCCTCCTCGTCTTTCCGGGCTTGATGAATAGCCATGTTCATTTCGCCTTCAACGGCACCGACAATGTGCGGGAGGTCTATCTGGCGGAAACGCCGGAAGAGCGTGTTGCGCGGGCGCTGGACAACGCCTGCGTCATGGCGTTGAGCGGTGTCACCACGGCGCGCGACTGCGGCTCCGATATCCCGGTGATGCAGGCGATGCTGGCCGCCGCGGACGAGGGGGAGGCGGTGCTTCCCAATCTTCTGATGTGCGGCCCGCCGATTACCGCCATATGTGGACATCTCCACTATATGGGCGGTGAGGCGACGACCAGCGACGAGGTGAGGGCCCTCGTGCGTCAGACCCGCGCCGCCGGCGCTCGCAGCGCTAAGGTCATGGCGACCGGCGGCCAGATGACACCGGGCACCCTGCCTGAAGTCGCGGCCTTTGAGCTGGCTGAGCTCACCGCGCTGGTCGAGGAGGCGCGGAGCCTCGACATGTCGACGGTCTCCCATTGCCTGTCGTCCGAAGGCACGATCCGGAGCGCCCGCGCCGGCTTCGACAGCATCGAGCATTGCGCCTTCTTCGAGCGCACGGGCGAGGGCTGGCTGGAGCGCGTCTATCGCCAGGATGTCACGGACGCGATCCGCGCCAGCGGCTCGGCCGTGATGATGGGGCTCGCAGCCAGCACGAAGGCCCTGGAAGGGGTGCGCGCGACTGGCGAGGGCACGCCCCATGAGCATTTCCGTCTCGCGCAGGAGCGGCGGATGATGAGGATCTTCAAGCAGATGGCGGATCAGGGCATCCCGATGATCTGCGGCACCGATGCCGGCACGGCCGCGACGCCCTTCGATGAGACATGGCGAGAGATCGTCATGATGGTCGAGGCGGGCCTGACACCGCTGCAGGCCATCCGCAACGCCACGACCATCGTGGCCCGCGCCATGCGGATCGACCACGAGGCCGGCGCGATCCGCGCTGGGCTGCGCGCCGACCTTATCGCCCTCGCTGATAATCCTCTCGAGAATCCCGCGGCGTTCCGCACCCCCGCATGGGTGATGGTGCGCGGCCGCGAAATCCTGTCGTCCCCAATGACCTCTCCCTGA